The following are encoded in a window of Mycobacteroides chelonae CCUG 47445 genomic DNA:
- a CDS encoding TerC family protein — protein sequence MQVSQLEWIITLAVTVAILLVDVVVIGRRPHEPTVRETATALSIYIGLAVAFGLWVWFFHGSQFGLEFFAGWLTEYSLSVDNLFIFLIIMASFKVPRVYQQEALLIGIILALIFRGIFIALGAVAIEQFSWIFYLFGAFLVYTAINLARDTEHDDDADNAVVQFARKHLRTTDKWDGLRLWVRDNSANGARLMTPMFLVIVALGTTDLLFALDSIPAIYGLTKEPYLVFTANVFALMGLRQLYFLLGDMLKRLVYLSQGLAFILFFIGVKLILHALHENELPFINGGEPVHVPEIPTLASLAVIVVTLLITTVASLYKTRRTAQEG from the coding sequence ATGCAGGTATCCCAGCTCGAGTGGATCATCACCCTGGCCGTCACGGTCGCGATCTTGCTGGTTGACGTCGTGGTGATCGGTAGGCGCCCTCATGAGCCCACCGTCCGCGAGACCGCTACTGCCCTGAGCATCTACATAGGGCTCGCCGTGGCCTTCGGTCTGTGGGTGTGGTTCTTCCACGGCAGCCAGTTCGGGCTGGAGTTCTTCGCGGGCTGGCTCACCGAGTACAGCCTGTCGGTGGACAACCTGTTCATCTTCTTGATCATCATGGCCAGCTTCAAAGTTCCCCGTGTCTATCAGCAGGAAGCGCTGCTGATCGGCATAATTTTGGCGCTGATCTTCCGCGGCATCTTCATCGCGCTGGGCGCGGTGGCCATCGAGCAGTTCTCCTGGATCTTCTACCTTTTCGGCGCGTTCCTGGTGTACACCGCTATCAACCTGGCCCGGGACACCGAGCACGACGATGACGCCGATAACGCCGTGGTGCAGTTCGCCCGCAAGCACCTGCGGACCACCGACAAGTGGGACGGTCTGCGACTGTGGGTCCGGGATAACAGTGCGAACGGCGCCAGACTGATGACACCGATGTTCCTGGTGATCGTCGCCCTGGGCACCACCGACCTTCTCTTCGCCCTGGACTCGATTCCCGCGATCTACGGGCTCACCAAGGAGCCCTATCTGGTGTTCACGGCCAACGTGTTCGCCCTCATGGGTCTGCGCCAGCTGTACTTCCTGCTTGGCGACATGCTCAAGCGTCTGGTGTACCTGTCGCAGGGGCTGGCCTTCATCCTGTTCTTCATCGGCGTCAAACTGATCCTGCACGCGCTACACGAGAACGAGCTGCCCTTCATCAACGGCGGCGAGCCGGTGCACGTGCCCGAGATCCCCACGCTGGCAAGCCTTGCGGTGATCGTCGTGACGCTGCTCATCACCACCGTCGCCAGCCTGTACAAGACCCGGCGCACTGCTCAAGAAGGCTAG